One window of the Chryseotalea sp. WA131a genome contains the following:
- a CDS encoding M28 family peptidase — protein MTIRLFYFIVFAGLFFACGNKKPKEEVVTTRVVQVPFFNGDSAYFFVAHQVKFGPRVPNTSAHTKMAEFLVNRLAQYKAKVAVQEFEATTFDNERLKLKNIIASYNPEVKKRILLAAHWDTRPFADKDKTKKDSPIDGANDGASGVGVLLEVARILGSNTLPSVGVDIIFFDGEDWGERDGQKEVPLPEGQASWWCLGSQYWAKNKHQKNYSAYYGILLDMVGANRSQFYREEVSLEYAGQTVAKVWDAAAKLGYSDYFVKQNVGGIMDDHLIINKIAKIPMIDIVHYQAGIGFFGDYHHTTKDNLSLISKETLEAVGATVLNVVYNEE, from the coding sequence ATGACCATTCGTTTATTTTATTTCATTGTCTTTGCGGGATTGTTCTTCGCATGCGGAAATAAAAAGCCGAAAGAAGAAGTAGTTACTACCCGCGTAGTTCAAGTGCCCTTCTTTAATGGCGACTCTGCTTATTTTTTTGTAGCGCACCAAGTAAAGTTTGGACCACGTGTCCCCAACACATCGGCACATACAAAAATGGCCGAGTTTTTAGTAAATCGATTGGCTCAGTACAAAGCAAAAGTAGCTGTGCAAGAATTTGAGGCGACTACCTTTGACAATGAAAGACTGAAATTGAAAAATATCATTGCCAGCTACAATCCAGAAGTGAAGAAGCGGATTTTACTGGCAGCCCATTGGGACACACGCCCGTTTGCTGATAAAGACAAAACAAAAAAAGATTCCCCCATTGATGGGGCGAATGATGGAGCCAGCGGGGTTGGCGTTTTGCTGGAAGTGGCGCGTATTTTAGGAAGCAACACATTGCCTTCTGTCGGTGTCGATATTATTTTTTTTGACGGAGAAGATTGGGGCGAGCGTGATGGCCAAAAAGAAGTGCCGCTGCCCGAAGGGCAAGCATCTTGGTGGTGCTTAGGCTCACAATATTGGGCGAAAAACAAACATCAAAAAAATTACAGTGCGTATTATGGAATATTGCTTGACATGGTTGGCGCCAATCGTTCGCAGTTTTACCGCGAGGAGGTTTCGTTAGAATACGCAGGCCAAACCGTGGCCAAAGTCTGGGATGCTGCAGCGAAGCTGGGCTACTCTGATTATTTTGTGAAACAAAACGTAGGTGGCATTATGGATGATCACCTCATCATCAATAAAATTGCTAAAATACCGATGATCGATATTGTGCATTACCAAGCGGGCATTGGTTTTTTTGGCGACTACCACCATACTACCAAAGACAACTTGAGCTTGATCAGTAAAGAAACATTAGAGGCCGTAGGCGCTACGGTTTTGAATGTAGTTTACAACGAAGAGTAA
- a CDS encoding ribosome maturation factor RimP, whose translation MELNQKIKEMAAKGLQNPSHFVVDVSVSKHKPTKITVFVDGDQGISIDDCANLSRLLAEQLDEQDLIKEAYTLEVSTPGIDHPLKLKRQYLANIGRNVKVQLTDKELLRGKLLNADEQKIILETQNKEKNKGLMTREILFTDIEKTIVTVSFN comes from the coding sequence ATGGAATTGAATCAAAAAATAAAAGAAATGGCAGCGAAAGGGCTTCAAAACCCTTCTCATTTTGTGGTCGATGTGTCGGTTTCCAAACACAAGCCTACTAAAATAACGGTTTTTGTAGATGGTGATCAGGGTATATCGATAGACGATTGTGCAAACTTGAGCCGATTGCTTGCCGAGCAACTGGATGAACAAGATTTGATCAAAGAAGCCTACACATTAGAAGTGAGCACACCGGGCATTGATCATCCGCTAAAATTGAAAAGACAGTACCTCGCCAACATTGGACGAAATGTAAAAGTGCAACTGACGGACAAAGAATTGTTGCGCGGAAAATTGCTGAATGCAGACGAACAAAAAATTATATTGGAGACGCAAAACAAAGAAAAGAACAAAGGATTGATGACTAGAGAAATACTTTTTACCGACATAGAAAAAACAATAGTAACCGTTTCTTTTAACTAG
- the nusA gene encoding transcription termination/antitermination protein NusA translates to MDTSTLIESFADFAKQKNIDRPTMIRILEDVFRNMIKKKYVQDDNFDIIVNADKGDLEIWRFREIVDDESEDIWEHDKISLSEAKKIEPDFEVGEEVAEEIHLEDFGRRAVTTARQTLIQKVKDLEKDIVYQKYKDIVGELVTGEVYQVLSREVLLIDADGNEISIPRNEQIPKDRYRKGETVKSVVHMVDMVNGSPKIILSRTSPVFLERLFEQEVPEVYDGLITIKKVVREPGERAKVAVESYDDRIDPVGACVGMKGSRIHAVVRELQNENIDVINYTENLELYIQRALSPAKITSIKIDKDNKRVSVFLQPDQVSLAIGKGGLNIKLASRLVDMEIDVFRDNAGAVEEDVDLDEFGDEIESWVIDELKRIGLDTAKSVLNLSKEEIVRRTDLEEETVDSVLGVLKKEFE, encoded by the coding sequence ATGGATACCTCAACACTGATAGAATCGTTTGCCGATTTTGCCAAGCAAAAAAACATCGACCGCCCGACCATGATTCGGATTTTGGAAGATGTGTTTCGCAACATGATTAAGAAAAAATATGTGCAAGACGATAACTTCGACATCATTGTGAATGCCGACAAAGGCGACTTGGAAATCTGGCGTTTCCGCGAAATCGTAGATGACGAGTCAGAAGATATTTGGGAACATGACAAAATCAGCCTTTCGGAAGCCAAAAAGATTGAACCTGATTTTGAAGTTGGGGAAGAAGTAGCAGAAGAAATACACTTGGAAGATTTTGGGCGTAGAGCTGTAACTACCGCTCGCCAAACGCTCATTCAAAAGGTAAAAGATTTAGAGAAAGACATCGTCTACCAAAAATACAAAGACATTGTGGGCGAATTGGTAACAGGTGAAGTATATCAGGTGCTGAGCCGCGAAGTATTATTGATCGATGCCGATGGAAATGAGATATCTATTCCACGCAACGAGCAAATCCCCAAAGACCGCTATCGCAAAGGCGAAACCGTAAAATCAGTTGTTCACATGGTGGACATGGTGAACGGAAGCCCTAAGATTATTTTGTCAAGAACTTCGCCTGTTTTTTTAGAGCGATTGTTTGAGCAAGAAGTGCCCGAGGTGTACGATGGATTGATCACCATCAAAAAAGTAGTGCGCGAGCCTGGCGAGCGTGCCAAAGTAGCGGTAGAATCGTACGATGATCGCATTGACCCAGTAGGTGCTTGCGTAGGGATGAAGGGTTCACGTATTCACGCAGTAGTGCGCGAGTTGCAGAACGAAAATATTGATGTAATCAATTACACCGAAAACTTAGAACTGTATATTCAACGCGCCCTTAGCCCTGCTAAAATCACGTCCATCAAAATCGATAAAGACAACAAACGCGTGTCTGTATTTTTACAACCCGATCAAGTTTCGTTGGCAATTGGAAAGGGTGGATTGAACATTAAACTAGCCAGCCGATTGGTGGACATGGAAATTGACGTCTTCCGCGACAATGCTGGAGCCGTTGAAGAAGACGTTGACCTAGATGAATTCGGTGACGAAATCGAGAGCTGGGTGATTGATGAACTGAAGCGCATTGGGCTAGACACTGCCAAAAGCGTACTCAATCTAAGCAAGGAAGAAATTGTTCGGAGAACTGATTTAGAGGAAGAAACGGTGGATTCCGTATTAGGTGTATTGAAGAAAGAATTTGAATAA
- the infB gene encoding translation initiation factor IF-2, whose product MAEEKSVRLGQASRKLNVGHNTILEFLAKKGIAVENNPNAKLSPEQYTMLAKEFASSASEKLEASSLTIGIKPVETPSTKAEPEVVHRKKTEDEESVLIKNLGSKEIVKPKEEPKTEKVEVEKPKLEGIKVVGKIDLEKETPKKKEPEPKKEEEKPEPKEAPIVEKPVVVEQELIKAKADKLQGLKVVDKILLPTEKKNQPVASSDPSKQQQGNGQKRPRKRLPNTNTSRPNDGRTGAGPQRPMPTRHTPKPELTDKQIQDQVRATLAKLSNNQKKFTGAKYRKEKRQAVSDAEEVRLQQEEESSKTLKVTEFISANDLASMMNVSVNDVISTCLGLGMFVSINQRLDAEAITVIADEFGYDVQFASTEEEDAAMEAEDSEDELQPRAPIVTIMGHVDHGKTSLLDYIRNTKVTASEAGGITQHIGAYDVMTKSGNKIAFLDTPGHEAFTAMRARGAKLTDIAVIVVAADDDVMPQTKEAINHAQVAGVPLVFAINKIDKPTANPDKIKESLSKINILVEDWGGKYQTQGISAKTGQGIDDLLEKVLLEAELLNLKANPDKPAVGSIIEAELDKGRGYVTTLMVQAGTLQVGDIMVAGSNYGRVKAMFDDTGKRVQKAGPSTPVQVLGLDGAPQAGEKFQVMETDREAREVANKRSQILREQSIRTKKHITLDEIGRRLAIGSFKELNVIVKGDVDGSIEALSDSLLKLSTPKVGVNIIHKAVGQISESDVLLASASDAIIIGFQVRPSQSARRLAENEEIEIRLYSIIYDAINEIKAAIEGMLEKEMEEVIVGNAEVRDVFKISKIGTVAGCMVTDGYMKRANPIRLIREGIVVYAGKLTSLKRFKDDASEVKSGFDCGLGIEGFNDIKVGDVIESYETREVKK is encoded by the coding sequence ATGGCAGAAGAAAAATCCGTTCGTTTAGGGCAGGCCTCCCGCAAGTTAAATGTGGGCCATAATACCATTTTGGAATTTTTAGCCAAGAAGGGTATTGCGGTGGAGAACAACCCTAATGCAAAACTTTCCCCTGAGCAGTATACTATGCTGGCCAAGGAGTTTGCTTCTTCTGCTTCTGAAAAGCTAGAAGCCTCCAGCCTTACCATTGGCATTAAGCCGGTGGAAACGCCATCAACCAAAGCTGAGCCCGAAGTGGTGCACCGCAAAAAAACGGAAGATGAAGAAAGTGTGCTGATCAAAAATCTAGGCTCAAAGGAAATTGTAAAGCCTAAAGAAGAACCGAAGACCGAAAAAGTAGAAGTTGAAAAACCGAAGCTGGAAGGTATTAAGGTGGTTGGCAAAATTGATTTAGAAAAGGAAACACCTAAGAAAAAAGAACCGGAGCCAAAGAAGGAAGAAGAAAAGCCCGAGCCAAAAGAAGCGCCAATTGTTGAAAAGCCGGTAGTGGTAGAACAAGAGCTTATCAAAGCGAAAGCTGATAAGTTGCAGGGTTTAAAAGTAGTTGACAAAATCTTATTGCCTACAGAAAAGAAGAACCAGCCAGTGGCTTCTTCCGATCCTTCAAAGCAACAGCAAGGCAATGGACAAAAACGTCCGCGCAAGCGACTGCCCAATACCAACACCTCAAGGCCGAATGATGGACGGACGGGCGCTGGCCCACAACGACCAATGCCGACAAGGCATACGCCCAAGCCTGAACTGACTGACAAACAGATTCAAGATCAAGTAAGGGCAACCTTGGCCAAACTCAGTAACAACCAAAAGAAATTTACCGGGGCCAAATACCGTAAAGAAAAAAGGCAAGCCGTATCCGATGCGGAAGAGGTACGCTTGCAACAAGAGGAAGAGTCATCAAAAACATTAAAGGTTACCGAGTTTATTTCGGCCAACGATTTGGCCTCGATGATGAACGTATCAGTAAACGATGTAATCTCTACGTGCTTAGGATTAGGCATGTTCGTATCCATCAACCAACGCTTGGATGCCGAAGCCATTACCGTGATTGCCGATGAGTTTGGCTATGATGTGCAATTTGCTTCTACAGAAGAAGAAGATGCTGCCATGGAAGCGGAGGATAGTGAAGACGAACTTCAACCACGTGCCCCCATTGTAACGATTATGGGTCACGTAGACCACGGAAAAACTTCCTTGCTCGATTATATTCGAAATACAAAAGTGACGGCCTCCGAGGCAGGTGGTATTACCCAGCACATTGGTGCGTATGATGTGATGACCAAGAGCGGAAATAAAATCGCATTCTTGGATACGCCCGGTCACGAAGCATTTACGGCTATGCGTGCTCGTGGTGCCAAGCTAACGGATATTGCGGTGATTGTCGTGGCAGCCGATGATGACGTGATGCCGCAAACAAAAGAAGCCATCAATCACGCACAGGTGGCAGGTGTGCCACTCGTTTTCGCCATCAATAAAATTGATAAACCAACAGCCAATCCAGATAAGATAAAAGAGTCACTTTCTAAGATCAATATTTTGGTGGAAGATTGGGGAGGCAAATACCAAACCCAAGGCATTTCCGCCAAAACAGGTCAGGGTATTGATGATTTGTTGGAAAAAGTTTTGTTGGAAGCCGAACTACTCAATTTAAAAGCCAATCCTGACAAACCAGCGGTCGGTTCTATCATTGAAGCAGAGTTAGATAAAGGTCGTGGTTATGTAACCACGCTGATGGTGCAAGCAGGCACACTTCAAGTGGGCGACATTATGGTGGCTGGTTCTAACTATGGCCGTGTAAAGGCGATGTTTGACGATACCGGAAAGCGCGTGCAAAAAGCAGGGCCTTCTACTCCTGTGCAAGTTTTAGGTTTGGATGGCGCTCCCCAAGCGGGCGAAAAATTCCAAGTGATGGAGACGGATCGCGAGGCACGCGAGGTGGCGAATAAGCGCAGCCAGATTTTGCGTGAGCAAAGCATCCGCACCAAGAAACACATTACCTTGGATGAGATCGGCAGACGGTTGGCCATTGGTTCTTTCAAAGAGCTGAATGTGATTGTAAAAGGCGATGTGGATGGTTCGATCGAAGCGTTGTCTGATTCATTGTTGAAACTATCTACTCCGAAAGTGGGTGTAAACATTATTCACAAAGCGGTGGGTCAGATTTCAGAATCCGATGTGTTGTTGGCTTCGGCATCCGATGCCATCATCATTGGTTTCCAAGTTCGTCCGTCTCAGTCAGCACGTAGATTGGCCGAGAATGAAGAAATTGAAATCAGGCTATATTCGATCATTTACGATGCCATCAATGAAATAAAGGCAGCCATTGAAGGCATGCTCGAGAAGGAGATGGAAGAAGTGATTGTGGGCAATGCCGAAGTGCGCGATGTATTTAAGATTTCGAAGATTGGAACAGTGGCGGGCTGTATGGTCACAGATGGTTACATGAAGCGCGCCAACCCAATCCGTTTGATTCGCGAGGGCATTGTAGTGTATGCCGGTAAGTTGACTTCACTGAAGCGTTTTAAAGACGATGCCAGCGAAGTAAAATCCGGTTTTGATTGCGGCTTGGGCATAGAAGGCTTTAACGATATTAAAGTGGGCGATGTGATAGAGAGCTACGAAACCCGAGAGGTTAAGAAATAA
- a CDS encoding methyltransferase domain-containing protein — translation MRKSIYFIFLSATLLLSTCAPKSVMNEKGSKKTFQPILQFMDYQSGMTFADVGAGSGALTVAMATLMDKSTIYIQDIDSSILKKENIDKAIDDFKKQSGRDLRMNNKFIITIGTLKKTNLPDNTFNLIYSNATVHCFSSLDSMSIDLGRKLKTNGVLFFRDGFKKNQDVESYCSDPKCRRPLLTMDKFLTTMKRNGFELKKQSPNISGYPILGFTWTKN, via the coding sequence ATGAGAAAAAGCATTTATTTTATTTTTTTATCTGCGACTCTTTTGTTGTCGACATGTGCTCCGAAATCAGTCATGAACGAAAAGGGTAGCAAAAAGACGTTTCAACCCATTCTTCAATTTATGGACTATCAATCGGGAATGACATTTGCTGACGTTGGAGCTGGGTCTGGAGCGTTGACAGTTGCGATGGCGACCCTGATGGACAAGTCAACAATCTATATTCAGGACATAGATTCAAGCATCCTAAAGAAGGAAAATATCGACAAGGCTATTGATGATTTTAAAAAGCAGAGCGGAAGGGATTTAAGAATGAACAACAAATTCATCATCACTATCGGGACATTAAAAAAAACAAATTTGCCCGACAACACCTTTAACCTGATATACAGCAACGCAACTGTTCATTGTTTCTCTTCGCTCGACTCTATGTCGATTGACTTGGGCAGGAAATTGAAGACGAATGGTGTTTTGTTTTTTAGGGACGGTTTTAAAAAAAATCAGGACGTGGAAAGTTACTGTTCGGACCCTAAATGTAGAAGGCCGCTTCTCACTATGGACAAATTCTTGACGACAATGAAAAGGAATGGATTTGAACTAAAGAAACAATCCCCAAATATTAGCGGATATCCAATACTTGGCTTTACTTGGACAAAAAACTGA
- a CDS encoding LemA family protein → MSKGLITTLVIIGAIVVIVGGFFMWGTGVYDSAVKLQEEVNAQFSDVQAAYQRRADLIPNLVATVKGAAENEKGILVEVTQARAGIVNAKTPEDLEVAGRKINTAINLAFEAYPQIRSTENFQELQSQLEGTENRINVARQRYNESIKGYNSYVRGFFKRFALNLFGGGEDFSVRKGFEAAQGSENAPAVKF, encoded by the coding sequence ATGAGTAAAGGATTAATAACAACATTGGTAATTATTGGAGCAATTGTAGTTATAGTAGGAGGGTTCTTTATGTGGGGTACTGGGGTTTATGATAGTGCCGTAAAATTACAAGAAGAAGTAAATGCTCAATTCTCAGATGTGCAGGCTGCATATCAACGTAGAGCAGATCTTATCCCTAATTTGGTGGCTACTGTAAAGGGCGCAGCTGAAAATGAGAAAGGAATTTTAGTAGAAGTGACTCAGGCAAGGGCTGGTATTGTAAATGCTAAGACACCCGAAGATTTAGAGGTTGCTGGTAGAAAAATCAATACCGCTATAAATTTAGCTTTTGAAGCCTACCCACAAATCCGTTCAACTGAAAATTTTCAAGAATTACAATCTCAATTAGAAGGAACAGAGAACAGAATTAATGTAGCTCGTCAACGATACAACGAGTCCATCAAGGGCTATAATTCTTATGTCCGTGGGTTTTTTAAGCGTTTTGCCCTTAATCTATTTGGAGGTGGTGAAGACTTTAGTGTTAGAAAAGGATTTGAGGCAGCTCAGGGCTCTGAAAATGCACCAGCAGTCAAGTTCTAA
- a CDS encoding aspartate-semialdehyde dehydrogenase has product MRIAVVGATGLVGQEILCVMEERAIEFTELYLVASPKSVGQKIKFKGKDYSIIGMEEAVALAPDIAIFSAGGNTSLEWAPKFAEKGTIVIDNSSAWRMDPSKKLVVPEINGHVLKIDDRIIANPNCSTIQMVMALAPLHIKYKIKRIVVSTYQSVTGTGKDAVQQMMEERQGITNGIKVYPHKIDMNALPHIDSFLENGYTKEEMKMVNETRKILGDSTIGVTSTTVRIPTIGGHSEAVNVEFYQDFDLKEVRQILENTDGVIVQDDVKNNVYPMPILSHGKDEVFVGRLRRDESQPKTLNMWIVSDNLRKGAATNAVQIAQFLMEKNLVAVLP; this is encoded by the coding sequence ATGAGAATAGCAGTTGTGGGAGCCACCGGATTAGTTGGTCAAGAGATTTTATGTGTGATGGAAGAGCGTGCCATCGAATTTACCGAATTGTATTTAGTAGCCTCGCCAAAATCGGTAGGGCAGAAAATTAAATTTAAGGGCAAAGATTACTCCATCATCGGCATGGAAGAAGCGGTGGCATTGGCTCCTGATATTGCCATCTTTTCAGCGGGTGGAAATACTTCACTCGAGTGGGCGCCTAAGTTCGCTGAAAAGGGAACGATCGTGATTGATAACTCTTCGGCTTGGCGCATGGATCCCTCCAAAAAATTGGTAGTGCCTGAAATCAATGGGCACGTGTTGAAAATTGATGACCGCATCATCGCCAATCCCAATTGCTCTACCATTCAAATGGTGATGGCACTAGCCCCTTTACATATCAAATATAAAATCAAACGCATTGTGGTTTCTACCTATCAATCCGTAACAGGCACCGGCAAAGATGCTGTGCAGCAAATGATGGAAGAGCGCCAAGGGATTACCAACGGAATAAAAGTGTATCCACACAAAATTGACATGAATGCTTTGCCGCACATCGATTCATTTTTGGAAAATGGTTACACCAAAGAAGAAATGAAAATGGTGAACGAAACACGGAAGATATTGGGCGACTCAACCATTGGAGTGACCAGCACCACCGTGCGGATCCCAACTATCGGGGGTCACTCCGAGGCAGTTAATGTTGAGTTTTACCAAGATTTTGATCTGAAGGAAGTTCGTCAAATATTGGAAAACACCGATGGGGTTATTGTGCAAGACGATGTGAAAAATAATGTGTATCCGATGCCCATCCTTTCGCACGGAAAAGACGAGGTTTTTGTAGGCCGCTTGCGCAGAGATGAATCGCAACCCAAAACCTTAAACATGTGGATTGTGTCGGATAACCTGCGGAAAGGCGCTGCTACCAATGCCGTGCAAATTGCTCAGTTTTTGATGGAAAAGAATTTGGTGGCCGTGTTGCCATAA
- a CDS encoding lamin tail domain-containing protein encodes MKYNMRLFALILTLLFSALVCRAQFTDNFSDGDYTNNPTWTPDNGSNWTIADNQLRSNSSIASSTFYISTPSTQALNAQWEFYVNLQFNTSSANFVDIYLMSSTASMISADGYFVRIGGTPDEISLYKSTSGTASILINGTDGITNASNNTLKIKVTRDVSNLWKLERDVTGTGNSFVSEGTVVDNSFTTGSIFGIRITQSTSSFFQKHFFSDFYVGPIIGDIVPPVLNSISVISSTQLDLVFNESLETTSSQLISNYFANNGISNPVSATLQADQKTVRLTFGNSFSNGIQNQLTLMGIKDLAGNSMSSIKQNFLFFQPVATINKDIIITEIFADPTPQIGLPDAEYIEIYNRSNNPIDLIGWKLSDGSSIATFPSQIILPKEYWIVTASASTSKFTSFGKTIGLPNFPTLNNDADVLTLQTSFTIDSVNYNSNWYKDDDKANGGWSLELIDPNNLCGDANNWTATIDAKGGTPGKQNSVFANKPDAEGPKLISIVASSSQLTLTFNERLEKPLGVVSVNILPLLPIANLGLSNAALTEIKINLSQPIAPRQLYTIQITNLRDCAGNLIQDNFNKLDFALPENADSLDVLVNELLFNPRPGGVDFVEIYNRSAKYINLKDFRLANFENGVVKNSKTISVDYILAPTSYLVLTTDPVVLKAQYLQSVEKNFLKVDMPGLNDDEGSIALINNQNKILDYFLYSDKLHSTFLKDTEGVSLERISFFQNTNETSNWKSASSNAGFATPGYINANARPENFGNENSISVDPEVFSIQQPGQDFSKINYKFDQGGWVANIKIIDQQGRLIKTIANNETLGVEGFFRWDGQQEDGTMARIGYYQVWVEVFDGTGNIQTFRKRVVVAAH; translated from the coding sequence TTGAAATACAACATGCGGCTTTTTGCGCTCATATTGACGTTGTTATTTTCTGCACTCGTTTGTAGGGCGCAGTTTACCGATAACTTTTCAGACGGGGATTATACCAATAACCCAACATGGACACCTGACAACGGCTCTAATTGGACCATAGCCGACAACCAACTGCGTTCGAATTCATCTATTGCGAGTTCCACTTTTTACATTAGCACCCCTTCAACACAAGCCCTAAATGCCCAATGGGAGTTTTATGTCAACTTACAGTTTAACACCAGCAGCGCCAATTTTGTAGACATCTATTTGATGTCGTCAACTGCTAGCATGATTTCTGCTGACGGCTACTTTGTAAGGATTGGTGGCACACCCGATGAAATTAGTTTGTACAAAAGCACGAGCGGAACAGCTTCGATTTTAATCAATGGTACAGATGGAATTACCAATGCTTCTAACAACACCTTAAAAATCAAAGTAACACGCGATGTATCCAACCTATGGAAGTTGGAGCGAGATGTTACGGGAACTGGCAACTCATTTGTTTCGGAAGGTACAGTGGTCGACAACTCATTTACAACTGGTTCAATATTTGGAATCCGAATCACACAATCAACCTCTAGCTTCTTTCAAAAGCACTTCTTTAGCGATTTTTATGTAGGGCCAATCATAGGCGATATTGTTCCACCAGTTCTCAATTCGATTTCCGTAATCTCATCAACGCAGTTGGATTTAGTATTTAACGAAAGTTTGGAAACCACTTCATCACAACTAATCTCCAATTATTTTGCGAACAACGGGATCAGCAATCCAGTATCGGCCACTTTGCAAGCCGACCAAAAAACTGTGCGGTTGACTTTTGGAAATTCGTTTAGTAATGGCATTCAAAATCAGTTGACATTGATGGGCATAAAAGATTTGGCTGGAAATAGTATGAGCAGTATCAAACAGAATTTTTTATTCTTTCAACCTGTCGCAACAATCAATAAAGATATCATCATCACCGAAATTTTTGCCGACCCAACACCTCAGATTGGGTTGCCAGATGCTGAATATATCGAAATTTATAATCGCAGCAACAACCCCATCGACTTGATCGGTTGGAAACTTTCGGATGGGTCTTCCATTGCCACTTTCCCTTCTCAAATTATTTTACCAAAAGAATATTGGATTGTAACCGCTTCGGCCTCCACGTCAAAATTTACTTCCTTCGGAAAAACCATTGGGTTACCAAACTTCCCTACGTTGAACAATGACGCAGATGTGCTCACCCTACAAACTTCCTTCACCATCGATTCGGTCAATTACAATTCGAATTGGTACAAAGACGATGACAAAGCCAATGGTGGCTGGTCGTTGGAATTGATTGACCCCAATAATCTTTGTGGTGATGCCAATAATTGGACAGCCACCATCGATGCAAAAGGCGGAACGCCAGGAAAACAAAACTCTGTCTTTGCCAACAAACCCGATGCGGAGGGTCCGAAATTAATTTCAATAGTAGCAAGCTCTTCTCAATTAACGTTGACATTTAACGAACGGCTCGAAAAACCTTTGGGGGTAGTTTCTGTGAACATTCTTCCGCTCCTGCCAATTGCCAATTTGGGCTTGAGCAACGCTGCGTTAACAGAAATCAAAATCAACCTCTCACAACCAATCGCACCTCGGCAATTGTATACCATTCAAATCACCAACTTGCGCGATTGTGCGGGCAACCTCATTCAAGATAATTTCAATAAACTGGATTTTGCCCTACCCGAAAATGCCGATAGCCTGGATGTGTTGGTGAACGAACTGCTGTTCAATCCGCGACCTGGTGGCGTTGATTTTGTTGAAATCTATAATCGCTCGGCCAAGTATATCAATCTTAAAGATTTTCGGTTGGCCAATTTCGAAAATGGTGTTGTCAAAAATTCAAAAACAATTTCGGTCGATTATATTTTAGCACCCACCAGCTATTTGGTCTTGACAACCGACCCAGTAGTCTTAAAAGCTCAATACCTACAAAGTGTGGAAAAGAATTTTTTGAAAGTAGATATGCCAGGCTTGAATGACGATGAAGGGAGCATCGCCCTCATCAACAATCAAAACAAAATACTTGATTACTTTTTGTATTCAGATAAACTCCATTCTACTTTTTTAAAAGATACCGAAGGTGTTTCGTTGGAGCGGATTTCGTTTTTCCAAAATACTAACGAAACCAGCAATTGGAAATCGGCCAGCTCAAACGCAGGCTTTGCCACACCTGGATATATTAACGCCAACGCTCGGCCCGAGAATTTCGGTAACGAAAATTCCATTTCGGTTGACCCAGAGGTTTTCTCTATTCAACAGCCCGGTCAAGATTTTTCTAAAATCAATTACAAGTTCGATCAAGGCGGTTGGGTGGCAAACATCAAAATCATCGACCAACAAGGCCGGTTAATCAAGACCATCGCCAACAACGAAACGCTTGGGGTTGAGGGCTTTTTTCGGTGGGATGGGCAGCAAGAAGATGGCACCATGGCCCGTATTGGCTATTACCAAGTATGGGTTGAAGTATTTGATGGCACTGGCAATATTCAGACTTTTAGGAAGAGGGTGGTAGTGGCGGCACACTAG
- a CDS encoding TraR/DksA family transcriptional regulator, translated as MAHKPTNPSTTSEDKTRYSDEELKEFEVLIKAKLEKARDEFKILKDTLTRTNDEGTDSTSGGNTKVLEDGAETAEKENLSQLAARQLKYITNLENALIRIKNGTYGICSVTGKLISKERLIAVPHTTQSIEAKMMKQD; from the coding sequence ATTGCGCACAAACCGACCAACCCTTCTACCACATCAGAAGACAAAACGCGCTATAGCGATGAAGAGTTGAAGGAATTTGAAGTGTTGATAAAAGCCAAGCTTGAAAAAGCCCGCGATGAATTCAAAATTTTGAAAGACACCCTTACCCGCACCAACGATGAAGGCACCGACAGCACCTCGGGAGGAAATACAAAAGTTTTGGAAGACGGAGCTGAAACAGCCGAGAAAGAAAACTTGAGTCAGTTGGCCGCACGCCAATTAAAATACATCACCAATTTAGAAAATGCCTTGATCCGAATTAAAAACGGCACATATGGTATTTGTTCTGTTACCGGAAAACTGATTTCAAAAGAGCGCTTGATTGCGGTGCCACACACTACCCAGTCGATTGAGGCTAAGATGATGAAACAAGATTAA